In Brachyhypopomus gauderio isolate BG-103 chromosome 11, BGAUD_0.2, whole genome shotgun sequence, a single genomic region encodes these proteins:
- the LOC143526584 gene encoding uncharacterized protein LOC143526584, with the protein MCHMRITQVWIFIITLYKTSLCQTVGLYQKTAVVSAMLGEAVNLTCTFEKHMSSDKMVWYKQKSGQRFQEVGLKLANKDYIILPEFNKTGIKMEISESNISLCFSNVTNDDEGMYFCGVYVVNVITFSTGTFLAVTGHAELNISVVQSPEVERVPPGESVSLQCSVLSERRTAELQVFWFRSSAGDSHPEIISTHHNSSRQCEISSSPHSCVYNLSKSVLSVSDTGTYYCAVLTCGKILLGNGTTVGLTSPVDAVLMMVGAALGVCVLVISAQAVLICRRRNCEHCSVRLQQGAMETKITSQDHDPVELNYAAFHFSKRKPRRGQEKRGQEKRGQLEHSVYSEVLNSTATD; encoded by the exons ATGTGTCATATGAGGATAACCCAAGTCTGGATTTTCATTATAACTTTGTACAAAACCA GTCTCTGCCAAACTGTGGGTCTTTATCAGAAGACAGCTGTCGTCTCAGCTATGCTTGGTGAAGCCGTGAATCTGACATGCACTTTTGAAAAACACATGAGTAGTGATAAAATGGTTTGGTATAAGCAAAAATCTGGACAGAGATTTCAAGAGGTTGGATTAAAGTTAGCAAACAAGGATTACATAATTTTACCTGAGTTCAACAAAACAGGAATCAAAATGGAGATTTCTGAGAGCAACATTTCACTGTGTTTTTCCAATGTCACTAACGACGATGAAGGCATGTACTTCTGTGGAGTTTATGTAGTGAATGTGATTACGTTTTCCACTGGAACTTTCTTAGCTGTGACAG GACATGCAGAATTAAACATATCAGTGGTCCAAAGTCCAGAAGTGGAGAGGGTTCCTCCAGGAGAGTCCGTGTCTCTGCAGTGTAGCGTCCTCTCTGAGAGGAGAACAGCAGAACTCCAAGTGTTCTGGTTCAGATCTTCTGCAGGAGACTCCCATCCTGAAATCATCTCCACTCATCACAACAGCAGCCGTCAGTGTGAGATCAGCTCTtctccacacagctgtgtgtACAACCTCTCCAAGAGTGTCCTCAGCGTCTCTGATACTGGCACTTACTACTGCGCTGTGCTCACCTGTGGGAAGATCCTTCTTGGAAACGGAACAACAGTAGGTCTGA CCAGTCCTGTGGATGCTGTGCTGATGATGGTGGGAGCAgctctgggagtgtgtgtgctcgtcATTTCTGCACAGGCAGTTTTAATCTGTAGAAGGAGAAACTGTGAACACTGCAGTG TGAGACTTCAACAGGGTGCTATGGAAACAAAGATAACCAGTCAG GACCACGACCCTGTGGAGCTGAATTACGCTGCCTTCCATTTCAGTAAGAGAAAACCCAGAAGAggacaggagaagagaggacaggagaagagaggacagCTGGAACACAGTGTCTACTCTGAAGTGCTGAACTCTACTGCTACTGATTAA
- the LOC143526583 gene encoding uncharacterized protein LOC143526583 isoform X1, whose protein sequence is MQQGLGIRRVVSLVCLTALMSSGTDPVRTNIVNQLDSVITAVFGGNVTLHCFGLEEDSTDPVVWYKQKVGHEPRIVAMAQKLVQTPTYYSEFNHPKFSIVKGRAFCHLTITSVEPSDEAVYFCGIRKFETVFGKGTFLSVKVGHVHLTTSVVQSPDVGRVPPGESVSLQCSVLSERRTAELQVFWFRSSAGDSHPEIISTHHNSSRQCEISSSPHSCVYNLSKSVLSVSDTGTYYCAVLTCGKILLGNGTTVYISSPVDAVLMMVGAALGVCVLVISAQAVLICRRRNCEHCSVRLQQGTMETKITSQDHDPVELNYTAFHFSKRKPRRGQEKRGQEKRGQLDYSVYSEVLYSTATD, encoded by the exons ATGCAACAAGGCCTGGGGATCAGGAGAGTGGTGAGCCTGGTGTGTCTTACAGCGCTGATGTCTAGTGGAACAG ACCCTGTAAGGACAAACATTGTGAATCAGCTGGACTCGGTGATCACTGCTGTGTTTGGAGGTAATGTGACTCTGCACTGCTTTGGGCTGGAAGAGGACAGCACTGATCCTGTTGTTTGGTACAAACAAAAAGTTGGACATGAGCCTCGAATAGTGGCCATGGCTCAGAAACTCGTACAGACTCCCACTTACTACAGCGAGTTTAACCATCCAAAGTTCAGCATTGTGAAGGGAAGAGCATTCTGCCATCTCACTATTACCAGCGTTGAACCATCAGATGAGGCCGTGTATTTCTGTGGCATAAGAAAGTTTGAGACTGTGTTTGGAAAAGGAACATTTTTATCAGTGAAAG TAGGACATGTACATTTAACTACATCAGTGGTCCAAAGTCCAGATGTGGGGAGGGTTCCTCCAGGAGAGTCTGTGTCTCTGCAGTGTAGCGTCCTCTCTGAGAGGAGAACAGCAGAACTCCAAGTGTTCTGGTTCAGATCTTCTGCAGGAGACTCCCATCCTGAAATCATCTCCACTCATCACAACAGCAGCCGTCAGTGTGAGATCAGCTCTtctccacacagctgtgtgtACAACCTCTCCAAGAGTGTCCTCAGCGTCTCTGATACTGGCACTTACTACTGCGCTGTGCTCACCTGTGGGAAGATCCTTCTTGGAAATGGAACAACAGTATATATAT CCAGTCCTGTGGATGCTGTGCTGATGATGGTGGGAGCAgctctgggagtgtgtgtgctcgtcATTTCTGCACAGGCAGTTTTAATCTGTAGAAGGAGAAACTGTGAACACTGCAGTG TGAGACTTCAACAGGGTACTATGGAAACAAAGATTACCAGTCAG GACCACGACCCTGTGGAGCTGAATTACACTGCATTCCATTTCAGTAAGAGAAAACCCAGAAGAggacaggagaagagaggacaggagaagagaggacagCTGGACTACAGCGTCTACTCTGAAGTGTTGTACTCTACTGCTACTGATTAA
- the LOC143526583 gene encoding uncharacterized protein LOC143526583 isoform X2, protein MQQGLGIRRVVSLVCLTALMSSGTDPVRTNIVNQLDSVITAVFGGNVTLHCFGLEEDSTDPVVWYKQKVGHEPRIVAMAQKLVQTPTYYSEFNHPKFSIVKGRAFCHLTITSVEPSDEAVYFCGIRKFETVFGKGTFLSVKGHVHLTTSVVQSPDVGRVPPGESVSLQCSVLSERRTAELQVFWFRSSAGDSHPEIISTHHNSSRQCEISSSPHSCVYNLSKSVLSVSDTGTYYCAVLTCGKILLGNGTTVYISSPVDAVLMMVGAALGVCVLVISAQAVLICRRRNCEHCSVRLQQGTMETKITSQDHDPVELNYTAFHFSKRKPRRGQEKRGQEKRGQLDYSVYSEVLYSTATD, encoded by the exons ATGCAACAAGGCCTGGGGATCAGGAGAGTGGTGAGCCTGGTGTGTCTTACAGCGCTGATGTCTAGTGGAACAG ACCCTGTAAGGACAAACATTGTGAATCAGCTGGACTCGGTGATCACTGCTGTGTTTGGAGGTAATGTGACTCTGCACTGCTTTGGGCTGGAAGAGGACAGCACTGATCCTGTTGTTTGGTACAAACAAAAAGTTGGACATGAGCCTCGAATAGTGGCCATGGCTCAGAAACTCGTACAGACTCCCACTTACTACAGCGAGTTTAACCATCCAAAGTTCAGCATTGTGAAGGGAAGAGCATTCTGCCATCTCACTATTACCAGCGTTGAACCATCAGATGAGGCCGTGTATTTCTGTGGCATAAGAAAGTTTGAGACTGTGTTTGGAAAAGGAACATTTTTATCAGTGAAAG GACATGTACATTTAACTACATCAGTGGTCCAAAGTCCAGATGTGGGGAGGGTTCCTCCAGGAGAGTCTGTGTCTCTGCAGTGTAGCGTCCTCTCTGAGAGGAGAACAGCAGAACTCCAAGTGTTCTGGTTCAGATCTTCTGCAGGAGACTCCCATCCTGAAATCATCTCCACTCATCACAACAGCAGCCGTCAGTGTGAGATCAGCTCTtctccacacagctgtgtgtACAACCTCTCCAAGAGTGTCCTCAGCGTCTCTGATACTGGCACTTACTACTGCGCTGTGCTCACCTGTGGGAAGATCCTTCTTGGAAATGGAACAACAGTATATATAT CCAGTCCTGTGGATGCTGTGCTGATGATGGTGGGAGCAgctctgggagtgtgtgtgctcgtcATTTCTGCACAGGCAGTTTTAATCTGTAGAAGGAGAAACTGTGAACACTGCAGTG TGAGACTTCAACAGGGTACTATGGAAACAAAGATTACCAGTCAG GACCACGACCCTGTGGAGCTGAATTACACTGCATTCCATTTCAGTAAGAGAAAACCCAGAAGAggacaggagaagagaggacaggagaagagaggacagCTGGACTACAGCGTCTACTCTGAAGTGTTGTACTCTACTGCTACTGATTAA
- the LOC143526583 gene encoding uncharacterized protein LOC143526583 isoform X3 — protein MQQGLGIRRVVSLVCLTALMSSGTDPVRTNIVNQLDSVITAVFGGNVTLHCFGLEEDSTDPVVWYKQKVGHEPRIVAMAQKLVQTPTYYSEFNHPKFSIVKGRAFCHLTITSVEPSDEAVYFCGIRKFETVFGKGTFLSVKVGHVHLTTSVVQSPDVGRVPPGESVSLQCSVLSERRTAELQVFWFRSSAGDSHPEIISTHHNSSRQCEISSSPHSCVYNLSKSVLSVSDTGTYYCAVLTCGKILLGNGTTVYISSPVDAVLMMVGAALGVCVLVISAQAVLICRRRNCEHCSVRLQQGTMETKITSQ, from the exons ATGCAACAAGGCCTGGGGATCAGGAGAGTGGTGAGCCTGGTGTGTCTTACAGCGCTGATGTCTAGTGGAACAG ACCCTGTAAGGACAAACATTGTGAATCAGCTGGACTCGGTGATCACTGCTGTGTTTGGAGGTAATGTGACTCTGCACTGCTTTGGGCTGGAAGAGGACAGCACTGATCCTGTTGTTTGGTACAAACAAAAAGTTGGACATGAGCCTCGAATAGTGGCCATGGCTCAGAAACTCGTACAGACTCCCACTTACTACAGCGAGTTTAACCATCCAAAGTTCAGCATTGTGAAGGGAAGAGCATTCTGCCATCTCACTATTACCAGCGTTGAACCATCAGATGAGGCCGTGTATTTCTGTGGCATAAGAAAGTTTGAGACTGTGTTTGGAAAAGGAACATTTTTATCAGTGAAAG TAGGACATGTACATTTAACTACATCAGTGGTCCAAAGTCCAGATGTGGGGAGGGTTCCTCCAGGAGAGTCTGTGTCTCTGCAGTGTAGCGTCCTCTCTGAGAGGAGAACAGCAGAACTCCAAGTGTTCTGGTTCAGATCTTCTGCAGGAGACTCCCATCCTGAAATCATCTCCACTCATCACAACAGCAGCCGTCAGTGTGAGATCAGCTCTtctccacacagctgtgtgtACAACCTCTCCAAGAGTGTCCTCAGCGTCTCTGATACTGGCACTTACTACTGCGCTGTGCTCACCTGTGGGAAGATCCTTCTTGGAAATGGAACAACAGTATATATAT CCAGTCCTGTGGATGCTGTGCTGATGATGGTGGGAGCAgctctgggagtgtgtgtgctcgtcATTTCTGCACAGGCAGTTTTAATCTGTAGAAGGAGAAACTGTGAACACTGCAGTG TGAGACTTCAACAGGGTACTATGGAAACAAAGATTACCAGTCAG TAA
- the LOC143526588 gene encoding ubiquitin domain-containing protein 2-like has protein sequence MLERVGAAERRSAAHRARLVRAATSHMGSCLGGHHDSSGSLNGLSDGTGGPLGRSVRLRRDRPKWKSDYPMTDEQLRSKRDEFWDTAPAFDGRAEIWDALRASAHAFESGDHELAQAILDGAGVTLPHGVLSECYDELGNRYQLPLYCLSQPVNMIEERPECDPEDDLPDPERPDSQAEAGEAWPLRLRLSTGRDLRLDVCATDSVCHLKQRVQAQEGVAATAQRWFFSGRPLADKITLQELHIPSDYMVQVIVNQPPAPPAPPAPAPEHG, from the exons ATGCTGGAGCGCGTTGGAGCGGCAGAGCGCAGGAGCGCAGCGCACAGAGCGCGTCTGGTACGCGCGGCCACCTCACACATGGGTAGCTGTCTGGGTGGTCACCATGACTCCTCGGGCAGCTTAAACGGACTCTCTGACGGAACAGGAG GGCCTCTAGGCAGGAGTGTACGTCTGCGGAGAGACCGGCCCAAGTGGAAGAGTGACTACCCCATGACAGACGAGCAGCTGCGGAGTAAGAGGGATGAGTTCTGGGACACGGCACCCGCCTTCGACGGCCGCGCCGAGATCTGGGACGCGCTCCGAGCTTCGGCACACGCCTTCGAGAGTGGAGACCACGAGCTGGCTCAGGCCATCCTGGACGGGGCCGGGGTCACCCTGCCTCACG gcgtCCTCTCTGAATGTTACGATGAGCTCGGTAACCGCTACCAGctccccctctactgcctcAGCCAGCCTGTCAACATGATTGAGGAGCGGCCCGAGTGCGACCCGGAGGACGACCTCCCCGACCCGGAGCGGCCCGACTCCCAGGCCGAGGCGGGAGAGGCGTGGCCTCTTCGCTTGCGCCTCTCCACGGGTCGTGACCTTCGCCTGGACGTGTGTGCCACCGACTCCGTCTGCCACCTGAAACAGCGCGTGCAGGCCCAGGAGGGCGTGGCCGCCACAGCCCAGCGCTGGTTCTTCTCGGGCCGCCCGCTGGCCGACAAGAtcacactgcaggagctgcacaTCCCCAGTGACTACATGGTCCAGGTCATCGTGAACCAGCCACCCGCCCCACCCGCCCCGCCCGCTCCCGCACCAGAGCACGGCTAG